From the Chitinispirillales bacterium genome, the window TTCGTGTCCTACAACTTTTCCAAACACCCCCGAAAGCGACAAAAGCGAGTCGGGAAGTCCGGCAGTAAGTCCGAAAATCGGCACTCCGAATTTTGGTAAAATTCTATTTTGATATTCCTCAGATTGCATTCTGAAAAGTCCTTCGCATACAGCAGAAACGACGCGAACAGACATATTTTCTTTTTCCAACTCCTTTGCTACGCCGTAAAGCAAACTGACTTCCGAACCGTTTGCAAGCAAAATAATATCCGGTTTCTCCGATTTTTCTTTAAGCACTATATAACAACCGTTTTTCGCACATTCGGCTTCCTTTCTACGGTCGCTGTTTTGAGCCGGTAAGTCATCCACGTTTTGCCGTGTCAAAATAAGCGCGGTCGGAGAATTTGTATTATTGTACGCAATTTCCCAAGCCGCTATTGTTTCGGGACAATCCGCAGGGCGTAAAACTAAAAGCGACGGCTCATTTTTGGAGTTTTTTACTCTTTCCAAAAGGCGTAGTTGAATTTCCTGCTCGACCGGCTGGTGTGTCGGTCCGTCCTCGCCGACTCTGAAAGAATCGTGCGTAAATACATATTTCACGGGAATTTCCTGTAACGCCGCAATGCGAATCGCAGGTTTCATATAATCCGAAAATACAAAAAACGTCGCGCAAACCGGCACAATTCCACCATGTAAACACAAGCCGTTCATAATGCTCGCCATCGTAAGTTCGGCGACACCGGCTTGCAAAAAACCGCCGGAAAAATCGTGATACGAAAATTCTTTGCTTTTTTCCAAAAATTTACCGGTTTGGTCGCTGTTTGACAAATCAGCCGATGAAACAACCATATTACCGATGTTTTGTGCAAAATATGATAAAACCGCTCCGCTTGCGTTACGTGTAGCAGAATTTACAGGTGAAGTCACTTTTGAGAAATCAACATTTTGAGGAATTTTTGAAAACATCTCGAATAATTTTTTTGCAAGTTCGACATTTTCTTTTTCCCATTTCCACTGAATTTCTTTTGCTTTTTTTGCGATTTTGCGCTTTTCTTCAAGAGTTTTTACGAAGAAATCTTTCACTTCCTCAAAAACCGTAAACGGCTCGTCGGGATTTCCACCCAAGTTTTTTATAGTTTTTGCAATATCGACCCCTGCGTTTGATAAAGGCTGTCCGTGCGTAGAAACCTGTCTTTCAAACGATTTTCCGTCAACCGTCAACGCGCCTTTCCCCATAATCGTTTTTCCGATAATTAATGTCGGTTTTTCTTTTTCTTCGACCGCTCTCTTGAGCGCGGCGCGAATTTCATCAACATTATTTCCGTCAACCGTTTCAACGCGCCAACCCCAAGATTTATACTTGGACGGAGTATCTTCACTTGTAGTTTTGTCGGTTGTGTGCGACAATTGAATATCGTTTGAGTCAAAAAACATTATCAAGTTTGAAAGTCCTAAAAGCCCGGAAATTCTTCCGACACCGAAAGCGATTTCTTCCTGCATTCCGCCGTCCGAAACAAAAACGTAGGTTTTATGAGAAGTCCATTCGCCGAATCTATGAGCGTAAAATCTTTCTGCGATTGCAGCGCCGACGCCCATAGCCGCGCCTAAGCCAAGCGGTCCTGACGTGTTTTCTATCCCGCGTGAAACATCTACTTCAGGATGCCCGTGCGTGGGGCTTTTCCACTGACGAAAATTCTGTATTTCCTGAATAGAATATTTGCCTATCAAATGTAAAATGGAATACAGCATAGGCGACATGTGCCCGGGATCAAGAAAAAATCTATCTCTAAAAATCCATTCCGGATCATCGGGATCAAAATTAAGAAATTCCGAATATAAAACCGATATGAAATCCGAACCGCCCATTGCGCCGCCGGGATGTCCGGATTTCGCTTTTTCAACCATAGAAAGTGATAAGATTCGCACGTTATCGGCGACTTTTTGCAGTATTTGTTTTGACATTCAACCTTCCAACTGAATAAATACAAAGAATATGCGGGGAAAATACTATATTTCATGCATGAAATATAGTGTAAAATATAAAAATATCTGCGAATTAACATAAAGAGGCGGAAATAAATTTATTTCCGCCTCTTTATGTTACGCATCTTTAATACGTTTACTTATTTCTTCGTACCTACGCCAATCGTATGATTACTGTTCTGCGTCGCACCATCAGGACCGGTAATTGAGAGAATCGTTAAATAAGAACCTACTCCTACATTTCTATCCGCACGATTTTTACCGTTCCATTTTACGTATATTTTTGTAGTACCGTTTTGGTCGATAATCTCTGCGGAGATATTGCCTTTCCCGCCGTTCAATCCGTCCAAACTCGCAACAACGTTTCCGGTTGCGTCCATAATTCTCCCTTTAATATCAATTTTGCTGCGGTTTTGCTGTTTTATATTAGTCAAGAAATCCGCAACGATAACGGGATTATTCGATTCTCCGGGAACTATCGGCGACACTTTCTTTATTATCAACTTATACGGTATATCTTTAACATTAAGAAGGACATAATTCGTAGTGTTTTCTTGCGTTACGTAATTATTTTTATCCTGAATCGTATATGGACGCGTACGCAAAGAATCGCCGTCAAAAGGACCGTCGCCGATTATCTCAACCACCTCAAACTTAACTATATTGCCGCCGTTGTAGCCGTCAACAACTTTGAGTTTCATAGCATACGAACCATTGGGAGTATAAAACTCAAATATTTCATCGTTACCTGAAATTATATTTGTCGCCTCACTGAATTTAACTATCAAAGTATCGGAATACCTTTCAATCTTCCCGGTTTGCTCATAAACACTTTCAACAATACTTCCCGGTGCATACGTAGCGGTAAGCGGAACAGGCGCTATAGAATCGCCTATCCAAACCGCACCCGTATCGCTGTATTCGGCGCCCGTGAGTTTTCCCAGCATTTTAGGATCCGGTTCAAATCCGGTCTCTCTGTTAGTATCCAGTTCGCTATAAGTCGAGAATATCCATTTGTCCGCGACAATAACAATCATATTTTTATTTATAACGTCAACCGCACATGTTCCGGTATTACCGTCAGGATAACGTATAATTCCGTTTTTCTCGACTACAATCGTGTCATAAACCGTTATTCCTGCAGAATTTGTATGTCCTTGATCCCACGGAGAAACTAATCTCACATTATCGGGAGCGTCGTTTACCGGAATTGTAGTATTAATGACGACTTTATTAATAACGCCCTTACCTTCCGTATCGTAGAACCATGCATCTTTTGCATCTGCGGTTAGACGATATTTATATTCTTCAACATCGGACGGTAAACGGTCGTCACTAAACGCCGCTATTTTAATAGTGGTATTCTTGTCTATGCGAATTTTCCCGTTATTGTCTATTTTATGTCCGTTATTCGGACTCGGAGTGGTTCCATCGATCGTATACCAAATTTCAAAATTCATATATTCACTTGGAATTATTCCCGGTACTGACGCCGTAACTTCAATAACGCCCGTAAATTTCATTTCTTTCGGCGATTTTTCCGACGGAGTTAATATGACGTTCGGCAAATGTTCCTGAATAAATTTCCAGAACTTATAACTCGGGTCGTAGTCGCCGTTATACACGTAAGCGCTGACATAAACAATATCTTTTTCATCCCATTTATTGGAAACAGTGTCTATTACTATATTTCCCCCGTCAATTCCGTAATTCAATAATTCCTCAACAGTATAAGGATAATCGTCTATACGATATTTAAGCAATTGTCCGTCGCTGGCGTCGTATTGTATTTGAACCGCCTGCTTTTGTCCGAATTTATTGACTTGCGGATTTTCATAAGCCGATTTTCCTTGCGGAAG encodes:
- a CDS encoding chitobiase/beta-hexosaminidase C-terminal domain-containing protein — its product is MKKFLLSFLILTGILAVSASAAQSMSAQIVSVSPGRITKPGTDVTVTVSFSATGTNQWEKELFYYTAYLSTNPVWGGGNEGVQVKSVTNFTSTQGSNGFSNNTQTFTFKMADIDISNNGKWDGDLGIWNNAYIIIMYSGGLGYVNAGMTNTNNWDKNNIITQQLILEPKIIIYNTALVGDKSSHTGLIVAQPVPTLKVTATPSNGYDAVYTFTTKELNITLDAFFGDIRIPSADIYYTIDGTAPTALSTVCKPGASVTLGKNLFANSDTVRLKAFADESSYESSPPKEWIYVRKLPKLNIEVANYSIDALTQEGVIPFDTKVFGTGTSELGIPERGNIKFKITDEAGNPVNGNYTIYYTLNGGNPTTGSKVYDSNKGVEIESSVTLKAIVVSEDYSTGSNEWTFVQELKGAWLNLLLLPQGKSAYENPQVNKFGQKQAVQIQYDASDGQLLKYRIDDYPYTVEELLNYGIDGGNIVIDTVSNKWDEKDIVYVSAYVYNGDYDPSYKFWKFIQEHLPNVILTPSEKSPKEMKFTGVIEVTASVPGIIPSEYMNFEIWYTIDGTTPSPNNGHKIDNNGKIRIDKNTTIKIAAFSDDRLPSDVEEYKYRLTADAKDAWFYDTEGKGVINKVVINTTIPVNDAPDNVRLVSPWDQGHTNSAGITVYDTIVVEKNGIIRYPDGNTGTCAVDVINKNMIVIVADKWIFSTYSELDTNRETGFEPDPKMLGKLTGAEYSDTGAVWIGDSIAPVPLTATYAPGSIVESVYEQTGKIERYSDTLIVKFSEATNIISGNDEIFEFYTPNGSYAMKLKVVDGYNGGNIVKFEVVEIIGDGPFDGDSLRTRPYTIQDKNNYVTQENTTNYVLLNVKDIPYKLIIKKVSPIVPGESNNPVIVADFLTNIKQQNRSKIDIKGRIMDATGNVVASLDGLNGGKGNISAEIIDQNGTTKIYVKWNGKNRADRNVGVGSYLTILSITGPDGATQNSNHTIGVGTKK
- a CDS encoding transketolase, translating into MSKQILQKVADNVRILSLSMVEKAKSGHPGGAMGGSDFISVLYSEFLNFDPDDPEWIFRDRFFLDPGHMSPMLYSILHLIGKYSIQEIQNFRQWKSPTHGHPEVDVSRGIENTSGPLGLGAAMGVGAAIAERFYAHRFGEWTSHKTYVFVSDGGMQEEIAFGVGRISGLLGLSNLIMFFDSNDIQLSHTTDKTTSEDTPSKYKSWGWRVETVDGNNVDEIRAALKRAVEEKEKPTLIIGKTIMGKGALTVDGKSFERQVSTHGQPLSNAGVDIAKTIKNLGGNPDEPFTVFEEVKDFFVKTLEEKRKIAKKAKEIQWKWEKENVELAKKLFEMFSKIPQNVDFSKVTSPVNSATRNASGAVLSYFAQNIGNMVVSSADLSNSDQTGKFLEKSKEFSYHDFSGGFLQAGVAELTMASIMNGLCLHGGIVPVCATFFVFSDYMKPAIRIAALQEIPVKYVFTHDSFRVGEDGPTHQPVEQEIQLRLLERVKNSKNEPSLLVLRPADCPETIAAWEIAYNNTNSPTALILTRQNVDDLPAQNSDRRKEAECAKNGCYIVLKEKSEKPDIILLANGSEVSLLYGVAKELEKENMSVRVVSAVCEGLFRMQSEEYQNRILPKFGVPIFGLTAGLPDSLLSLSGVFGKVVGHEKFGASAPAKVLDEKFGYTISTVKEKVKDYLEEYKRMLSAIK